A section of the Neorhizobium galegae bv. orientalis str. HAMBI 540 genome encodes:
- a CDS encoding fumarylacetoacetate hydrolase family protein: MLATVIPMPETVLLPVEGVAERFPVRRVYCVGRNYAEHAIEMGGDPTREPPFFFQKNADNIYNGETFPYPPLSSSVHHEVELVVALSGGGADISVEDALTKVYGYAVGIDFTRRDLQDVAKKMSRPWEAAKAFEKSAPVSALVPAEKIGHPQTGAVWLDVNGARKQSGDLNQLIWKLPEIIAELSKLFVLAPGDVIMTGTPAGVGAVARGDKVTCGIDGVGTLSLTVA, encoded by the coding sequence ATGCTCGCGACCGTGATCCCCATGCCCGAAACCGTTCTTTTGCCGGTCGAGGGAGTGGCGGAGCGCTTTCCGGTGCGCCGGGTCTATTGCGTCGGCCGCAACTATGCCGAACACGCGATCGAGATGGGCGGCGATCCGACCCGCGAGCCGCCGTTCTTTTTCCAGAAGAATGCCGACAACATCTATAACGGCGAGACCTTCCCCTATCCGCCGCTCTCCTCCAGCGTCCACCACGAAGTGGAACTGGTCGTGGCGCTCTCCGGCGGCGGCGCCGATATTTCGGTGGAGGACGCGCTGACCAAGGTCTATGGATACGCCGTCGGCATCGATTTCACCCGCCGCGACCTGCAGGATGTCGCCAAGAAGATGAGCCGTCCGTGGGAAGCCGCCAAGGCTTTCGAGAAATCGGCCCCCGTCTCCGCTCTTGTCCCGGCCGAAAAGATCGGTCATCCGCAGACAGGCGCGGTCTGGCTCGACGTCAACGGCGCACGAAAACAGTCCGGCGACCTCAATCAGCTGATCTGGAAACTGCCGGAGATCATCGCCGAACTGTCGAAACTGTTCGTCCTCGCTCCGGGCGATGTGATCATGACGGGCACGCCGGCCGGCGTCGGCGCCGTGGCGCGCGGCGACAAGGTCACCTGCGGCATCGACGGCGTCGGAACGCTGTCGCTGACGGTCGCCTGA
- a CDS encoding gamma carbonic anhydrase family protein, producing MPIYALGEFEPKTPGADRFWLAPDATIIGKVELGEDVGIWFGSVLRGDNEPIVVGKGSNIQEGVMIHTDPRYPVTIGENCTIGHHAIIHGCSIDDNSLVGMGATILNGAKIGRNCLVGANALVTEGKEYPDNSLIVGSPAKVMRVLDDEAAEKLKQSAIRYVANWKRFARDLRLL from the coding sequence ATGCCGATCTATGCACTCGGAGAATTCGAGCCGAAAACGCCCGGCGCCGACCGTTTCTGGCTGGCGCCGGATGCAACCATCATCGGCAAGGTCGAACTCGGCGAGGATGTCGGCATCTGGTTCGGCTCGGTGCTGCGCGGCGACAACGAGCCGATCGTCGTCGGCAAGGGTTCGAACATCCAGGAAGGCGTGATGATCCATACCGATCCGCGCTATCCGGTAACGATCGGCGAAAACTGCACGATCGGCCACCACGCGATCATCCATGGCTGCTCGATCGACGACAATTCATTGGTTGGTATGGGTGCGACGATCCTGAACGGCGCAAAAATCGGCAGGAACTGTCTGGTCGGCGCCAATGCGTTGGTCACCGAAGGCAAGGAATATCCCGACAACTCCCTGATCGTCGGCTCGCCGGCGAAAGTTATGCGGGTGCTTGACGACGAGGCTGCCGAGAAGCTGAAACAGTCGGCCATCCGCTATGTTGCCAACTGGAAGCGGTTCGCCCGCGACCTTCGGCTTCTTTAG
- a CDS encoding Fur family transcriptional regulator, translating into MNAPVSTPTSAPALTKNQSLVFDVLDRADAPVSAYTILDRLRDHGFRAPLQVYRALDKLLEFGMVHRLESLNAFVACAHPESECCGKGHGHGHGTVAFAICESCGHVSEFHDHEVDHRLSDWAKSKNFKPAKTTIEIRGLCGACAA; encoded by the coding sequence ATGAACGCACCAGTTTCAACACCGACATCCGCTCCGGCGCTGACCAAAAACCAGTCGCTCGTCTTCGACGTTCTCGACCGCGCCGATGCGCCTGTGAGCGCCTATACGATCCTCGACCGGCTGCGCGACCACGGTTTTCGTGCGCCGCTGCAAGTTTACCGCGCGCTCGACAAGCTGCTCGAATTTGGCATGGTTCATCGGCTCGAAAGCCTCAACGCCTTCGTTGCCTGCGCACATCCGGAAAGCGAATGCTGCGGCAAGGGGCACGGCCACGGGCATGGCACCGTGGCATTTGCGATCTGCGAAAGCTGCGGCCATGTCTCGGAATTTCATGACCATGAGGTCGATCATCGCCTGAGCGACTGGGCAAAGAGCAAAAACTTCAAGCCTGCCAAGACGACGATCGAAATCCGCGGCCTGTGCGGTGCCTGCGCCGCCTAA
- the znuB gene encoding zinc ABC transporter permease subunit ZnuB, with protein sequence MLDDFFTRALVAGIGVALTAGPLGCFVVWRRMAYFGDTMAHSALLGVALSLFFQINLLVAVFGVAVIVSLLLLALQRRQSLSADALLGILSHSALAIGLVLVAFMTWVRIDLIAFLFGDILAVTRTDIALIWGGGVLVLAALVWLWRPLIASTVSEDVAEAEGMKPAQTRLLFMLLMALVIAIAMKIVGIMLITALLIIPAATARRFSASPELMAVLASLIGALAVVGGLFGSLHYDTPSGPSIVVAALLLFILSLLPAAGKNTAEKAGNQGVR encoded by the coding sequence GTGCTTGACGACTTCTTCACCCGCGCGCTCGTCGCCGGCATCGGCGTCGCATTGACGGCCGGGCCGCTCGGCTGTTTCGTCGTCTGGCGGCGGATGGCCTATTTCGGCGACACGATGGCGCATTCGGCGCTGCTCGGGGTGGCGCTGTCGCTGTTCTTCCAGATCAACCTGCTGGTCGCGGTCTTCGGCGTCGCGGTTATCGTCTCGCTGCTGCTTCTGGCACTGCAGCGGCGGCAATCGCTGTCGGCGGATGCGCTGCTCGGCATTCTCTCCCATTCGGCTTTGGCGATCGGCCTCGTGCTCGTCGCGTTCATGACCTGGGTGCGGATCGACCTCATCGCCTTCCTGTTCGGCGATATCCTCGCGGTGACGCGCACCGATATCGCACTGATCTGGGGCGGTGGCGTGTTGGTGCTGGCGGCGCTCGTCTGGCTCTGGCGACCGCTGATCGCGTCCACGGTCAGCGAGGATGTGGCCGAAGCCGAGGGTATGAAGCCGGCGCAAACGCGGCTGCTCTTCATGCTGCTGATGGCGCTGGTTATCGCCATCGCGATGAAGATCGTCGGCATCATGCTGATCACAGCGCTTTTGATCATCCCTGCGGCGACGGCCCGGCGGTTTTCAGCAAGCCCGGAGCTGATGGCGGTGCTCGCCTCGCTGATCGGCGCGCTCGCCGTGGTCGGCGGCCTGTTCGGCTCGCTACACTACGATACGCCGTCCGGCCCTTCCATTGTGGTCGCGGCGCTCTTACTTTTCATTTTAAGCCTGCTTCCCGCTGCGGGTAAAAACACGGCCGAAAAGGCTGGCAACCAAGGAGTGCGATAA
- a CDS encoding ATP-binding cassette domain-containing protein, with protein MLMSNRARAPKTESQLVSLANAGIRRDGRWLVRGVDFSIRRGEVVTLIGPNGAGKSTTAKLAIGVLRPDEGSVARLPGLRVGYVPQKLAIDWTMPLSVRRLMRLTGPLNDTDLLAALASTGISHLIDAEVRHLSGGEFQRALLARAIARKPDLMVLDEPVQGVDFAGESALYDLIRSIRTATGCGILMISHDLHMVMAGTDTVICLNGHICCRGTPEVVSQSAYYLKLFGNSRSLAVYSHHHDHTHLPDGRVMHGDGSVTDHCHPDDGHHDQDGHDHAHDHDHSHHHHQGDHAEAKGEGRA; from the coding sequence ATGCTGATGTCCAATCGGGCTCGTGCCCCCAAAACCGAAAGCCAATTGGTATCGCTTGCCAATGCCGGCATTCGCCGGGATGGCCGTTGGTTGGTGCGAGGCGTCGATTTCTCGATCCGGCGCGGCGAGGTCGTAACGCTGATCGGTCCGAATGGTGCCGGCAAGTCGACGACAGCGAAACTGGCGATTGGCGTGTTGCGCCCGGACGAAGGATCGGTCGCAAGATTGCCCGGCCTGCGCGTCGGTTATGTCCCGCAGAAACTGGCGATCGACTGGACCATGCCGCTTTCCGTGCGTCGGCTGATGCGGCTGACCGGCCCGCTTAATGACACCGATCTTCTGGCGGCGCTGGCCTCGACCGGCATCTCCCATCTCATCGACGCCGAGGTCCGGCATCTGTCCGGCGGCGAGTTCCAGCGGGCGCTGCTGGCCCGGGCGATCGCCCGCAAGCCGGACCTGATGGTGCTCGACGAACCGGTCCAGGGCGTCGATTTTGCCGGCGAGAGCGCGCTTTACGACCTGATCCGCTCGATCCGCACCGCGACCGGCTGCGGTATCCTGATGATCTCGCATGATCTGCATATGGTCATGGCCGGCACCGACACGGTCATCTGCCTCAACGGCCATATCTGCTGCCGCGGCACGCCGGAAGTGGTGAGCCAGAGCGCCTACTACCTGAAATTGTTCGGCAATTCACGTTCGCTGGCAGTCTACAGCCACCATCACGATCACACCCATCTGCCAGACGGCCGGGTGATGCATGGCGACGGTTCGGTCACCGATCACTGCCATCCCGATGACGGGCATCATGATCAGGATGGGCACGACCATGCGCATGATCACGACCATTCGCATCACCACCACCAAGGCGATCATGCCGAGGCGAAGGGAGAGGGCCGTGCTTGA
- a CDS encoding zinc ABC transporter substrate-binding protein — protein MKRASISLLSAATFFVGAGQGLAAPDVVVSIKPIHSLVASIMKGVGEPKLIVDGAASPHTFSLKPSNAAAIESADVIFWIGPGIEAFLEKPLDALAASATVIELEDAPGLQKLPFRESGAFEAHDHGHEAEDAHEHGDHEHGDHDHAAENHAEHDHDGHGGFDTHLWLDPMNAKAMAEEIEKTLVGADPANAAAYQANGAALMKDLDTLDTELKATVAPVKDKPFIVFHDAYQYFENRYGVSVAGSITVSPETMPGAERVGQIQKKVKELGATCVFAEPQFEPKLVAVVTEGTPARSGTLDPEAATLKPGPGLYFELMRGLASSMKNCLSQGT, from the coding sequence ATGAAACGGGCTTCGATCTCCCTCCTCTCCGCCGCGACATTTTTCGTGGGTGCAGGCCAAGGCTTGGCGGCGCCGGACGTGGTGGTTTCGATCAAGCCGATCCATTCGCTCGTCGCCTCGATCATGAAGGGTGTCGGCGAGCCGAAACTGATCGTCGATGGCGCCGCCTCGCCCCATACATTCTCGCTGAAACCCTCCAATGCCGCGGCGATCGAAAGCGCCGACGTGATCTTCTGGATCGGCCCCGGTATCGAGGCCTTCCTCGAAAAGCCGCTGGATGCGCTGGCGGCCTCGGCAACGGTGATCGAGCTGGAGGATGCACCCGGATTGCAAAAACTGCCCTTCCGCGAGAGCGGCGCCTTCGAGGCACACGATCACGGACATGAGGCCGAGGACGCACATGAACATGGCGACCATGAGCACGGTGATCACGACCACGCCGCCGAAAATCATGCCGAGCACGACCACGATGGGCATGGCGGCTTCGACACGCATCTCTGGCTCGACCCGATGAATGCCAAGGCGATGGCTGAGGAAATCGAAAAGACGCTGGTCGGCGCCGACCCGGCGAATGCCGCCGCTTATCAGGCGAATGGTGCCGCGCTGATGAAGGATCTCGACACGCTTGATACGGAGCTCAAGGCAACGGTCGCGCCGGTCAAAGACAAGCCCTTCATCGTCTTCCACGATGCCTATCAATATTTCGAGAATCGTTATGGGGTGAGCGTCGCGGGTTCGATCACCGTCAGCCCCGAGACAATGCCCGGCGCCGAACGTGTCGGTCAGATCCAGAAGAAGGTGAAGGAACTGGGTGCCACCTGCGTCTTCGCAGAACCGCAGTTCGAGCCGAAGCTGGTGGCGGTGGTGACGGAAGGCACGCCTGCCCGTTCAGGCACGCTCGACCCCGAAGCCGCGACGCTGAAGCCCGGTCCCGGCCTTTATTTCGAGCTGATGCGTGGGCTTGCGAGCTCCATGAAGAATTGCCTGTCGCAGGGGACGTAA
- a CDS encoding RcnB family protein, producing MKKFFAILLSATVLAAPLAAQAQDHHSPPERTRTVTRTVTVQKKVVVVKPRWSKGHRMTAAERRRMAEVRDYRRYRLSAPPRGYHWVKVDNDFLLVGIASGVISSFIVAR from the coding sequence ATGAAAAAGTTCTTTGCAATCCTTCTTTCCGCAACCGTGCTTGCCGCTCCGCTTGCGGCCCAGGCGCAGGATCATCATTCGCCTCCGGAACGGACCAGGACCGTGACCCGCACGGTGACGGTTCAGAAGAAGGTCGTGGTCGTAAAGCCGCGCTGGTCCAAGGGTCATCGCATGACGGCTGCCGAACGTCGCCGCATGGCGGAGGTCCGAGACTATCGCCGTTACCGCCTGTCGGCTCCGCCACGCGGTTACCACTGGGTCAAGGTCGACAATGATTTCCTGCTGGTCGGCATCGCGAGCGGTGTGATCTCGAGTTTCATCGTGGCTCGCTGA
- a CDS encoding glycoside hydrolase family 43 protein, whose translation MIHNPILPGFNPDPSICRVGEDYYIATSTFEWYPGVQIHHSRDLVNWTLKRRPLERAGQLDMRGNPDSCGIWAPCLSYSDGLFFLVYTDVKRFDGNFKDAHNYIVTSPTIEGEWSDPIYVNSSGFDPTLFHDDDGRKWFLNMQWNHRTESYGGAPKHPAFDGILLQEWDFETRALKGPIKNIFAGSSLGLVEGPHVFKRNGWYYLTTAEGGTGYDHAVTMARARSLDGPYEMHPQTHLITSKDHPKAVLQRAGHGQYVETPEGEAYHTHLCGRPLAPQRRCTLGRETAIQKCIWEDDWLYLAQGGVVPDVDVPAPSDARRIEQPAHIERSFDDKVLPPEFQWLRTPHPERLFSLTERPGRLRLFGRESIGSWFEQSLVARRQEHHSFRAETVVDFSPETYQQVAGLTHYYNRHKFHSLVVTLHEKLGRVVTVLSCPGDFPHGRMSFPAGSGVSIPDGPVHLAMEIRDNDLQFFWRAGGSNDWQELGPVLDAGVISDEGGRGEHGSFTGAFVGLFAFDTSGRAKTADFDYFVYEAL comes from the coding sequence ATGATCCACAACCCGATCTTGCCGGGCTTCAATCCCGATCCGTCCATCTGCCGCGTTGGCGAGGATTATTACATCGCTACCTCGACCTTCGAATGGTACCCGGGTGTGCAGATCCATCATTCTCGCGACCTGGTGAACTGGACGCTCAAGCGCCGGCCGCTGGAGCGGGCAGGCCAGCTCGATATGCGCGGCAATCCCGACAGCTGCGGCATCTGGGCGCCGTGCCTCTCTTATTCCGACGGGCTGTTTTTCCTGGTCTATACCGACGTCAAACGCTTCGACGGCAATTTCAAGGACGCGCATAACTACATCGTCACTTCGCCGACGATCGAGGGCGAATGGTCCGATCCGATCTATGTGAACTCCTCCGGGTTCGATCCGACGCTCTTCCACGACGACGACGGCCGAAAGTGGTTCCTCAACATGCAATGGAACCACCGCACCGAGAGTTACGGCGGGGCGCCGAAACATCCGGCCTTTGACGGCATCCTGCTGCAGGAGTGGGATTTCGAGACGAGGGCACTCAAGGGCCCGATCAAAAACATATTCGCCGGCAGCTCGCTCGGCCTGGTCGAGGGGCCGCATGTGTTCAAGCGCAACGGCTGGTATTACCTGACGACTGCCGAGGGTGGCACAGGGTACGACCATGCCGTCACCATGGCGCGCGCTCGCTCGCTCGACGGGCCGTATGAGATGCATCCGCAGACACATCTGATCACCTCGAAGGACCATCCGAAAGCCGTTCTGCAGCGAGCCGGCCATGGCCAGTACGTCGAAACGCCTGAAGGCGAAGCGTACCACACCCATCTCTGCGGCCGGCCGCTCGCCCCGCAACGCCGCTGCACGCTCGGCCGCGAGACCGCGATCCAGAAATGCATCTGGGAGGACGATTGGCTCTATCTCGCCCAGGGCGGCGTCGTTCCGGATGTCGACGTACCGGCACCGAGCGATGCCAGACGTATCGAGCAGCCTGCCCACATCGAGCGCTCATTTGACGACAAGGTCCTGCCGCCGGAATTCCAATGGCTGCGCACGCCTCATCCGGAACGGCTGTTCAGCCTGACCGAGCGTCCCGGTCGCTTGCGCCTTTTCGGCCGCGAAAGCATCGGTTCCTGGTTCGAACAATCGCTGGTCGCCCGCCGTCAGGAGCATCATTCCTTCCGCGCCGAGACGGTGGTCGATTTCTCGCCCGAGACCTACCAGCAGGTCGCCGGCCTGACGCACTATTACAATCGCCACAAGTTCCACTCGCTGGTGGTGACCCTGCACGAAAAGCTTGGCCGCGTGGTGACGGTCTTATCCTGCCCGGGTGATTTTCCGCATGGGCGCATGAGCTTTCCGGCAGGGAGCGGCGTTTCCATACCCGACGGCCCGGTACATCTCGCCATGGAGATCCGCGACAACGACCTGCAATTCTTCTGGCGCGCCGGCGGCTCCAACGATTGGCAGGAACTTGGTCCGGTGCTCGATGCCGGCGTCATCTCCGACGAGGGCGGCCGCGGCGAACACGGCTCCTTCACCGGCGCATTTGTTGGCCTCTTCGCCTTCGATACGTCGGGGCGGGCGAAGACTGCCGATTTCGATTACTTTGTTTATGAGGCGCTGTAG
- the mgrA gene encoding L-glyceraldehyde 3-phosphate reductase, with the protein MTWQPASNRYETMKYNRCGRSGLKLPAISLGLWHNFGDDTPHERKVAITRKAFDLGITHFDLANNYGPLPGSAETAFGQILREDFKGYRDELIISSKAGYNMWPGPYGEWGSRKYLISSCDQSLKRMGLDYVDIFYSHRFDPDTPLEETCGALDHIVRSGRALYVGISSYNSKRTQEATAILKELGTPILIHQPSYSMINRWVEEDGLLDTLEDLGLGSIVFSPLAQGMLTSKYLGGIPEDSRAAQGKSLRPAFLNDRNIANLKALNAIAEKRGQTLAQMALAWVLRGGRVTTALIGASRPEQVEDCVRSLDNLEFTAAELAEIDTYAKDADINLWAKSAERAGPAR; encoded by the coding sequence ATGACCTGGCAACCAGCGTCCAACCGCTACGAAACCATGAAGTACAACCGCTGCGGCCGTTCGGGACTGAAGCTCCCGGCGATCTCGCTTGGCCTCTGGCACAATTTCGGCGACGACACGCCGCATGAACGCAAGGTCGCGATCACCCGCAAGGCCTTCGATCTTGGCATCACCCATTTCGACCTCGCCAACAATTATGGTCCCTTGCCGGGCAGCGCCGAGACCGCCTTCGGCCAAATCCTGCGCGAAGACTTCAAGGGATATCGCGACGAACTGATCATCTCGTCGAAGGCCGGCTACAACATGTGGCCCGGTCCCTATGGCGAATGGGGCAGCCGCAAATACCTGATCTCCTCCTGCGACCAGAGCCTGAAGCGGATGGGTCTCGACTATGTCGACATCTTCTATTCGCACCGCTTCGACCCGGATACGCCTCTCGAAGAGACGTGCGGCGCGCTCGATCACATCGTCCGCTCGGGCAGGGCGCTCTACGTCGGCATCTCGTCCTACAATTCGAAGCGCACCCAGGAAGCGACGGCGATCCTGAAGGAACTCGGCACGCCGATCCTTATCCACCAGCCGAGCTACTCGATGATCAACCGCTGGGTCGAGGAGGATGGCCTGCTCGATACGCTGGAAGATCTCGGCCTCGGTTCGATCGTCTTTTCGCCACTGGCGCAAGGCATGCTGACCTCGAAATATCTCGGCGGCATTCCGGAAGACAGCCGTGCCGCGCAGGGCAAGTCGCTGCGGCCGGCCTTCCTGAACGACCGGAACATCGCCAACCTTAAGGCGCTTAACGCAATTGCGGAAAAGCGTGGCCAGACGCTGGCGCAGATGGCGCTCGCATGGGTCCTGCGCGGCGGCCGCGTGACCACGGCACTGATCGGCGCCAGCCGCCCGGAACAGGTCGAGGACTGCGTCAGGTCGCTCGACAATCTGGAGTTCACGGCGGCCGAACTCGCCGAGATCGACACCTACGCCAAAGATGCCGACATCAACCTCTGGGCCAAATCGGCCGAGCGGGCAGGGCCGGCGCGGTAA
- a CDS encoding Gfo/Idh/MocA family protein, protein MPKELGVGIMGCGNISTTYFKLSPLFKGLKVLACADLNAQAAQMRAEEYGVKAQSIVQMLANDELDVIVNLTIPAAHFAVSKAILEAGKHVYSEKPLVITLEEGKALQALAKEKGLSVGCAPDTFLGGAHQLARKYIDEGGVGRITSGTCHVMSPGMEMWHPNPGFFFLEGGGPILDLGPYYIANLINLIGPVKRVGALTSMASPTRNVTSEGPFKGQSIPVETPTNIHALLEFVNGATITLSASWDVWSHRHANMELYGTEGSIFVPDPNFFGGTVEASGRNKDIQPLEPWGHPFGIDNQEHPQGPRANYRTAGLADMAIALIEGRDARCSLERTLHGVDVMTSILKSGEEGRFIELSTTCTQPAALGIDEALALLR, encoded by the coding sequence ATGCCCAAGGAACTTGGCGTCGGCATCATGGGATGCGGCAATATTTCCACGACCTACTTCAAGCTGTCGCCGCTCTTCAAAGGCCTGAAGGTTCTCGCCTGCGCGGATCTCAACGCGCAGGCAGCCCAAATGCGCGCCGAGGAATACGGCGTCAAGGCACAGTCGATCGTGCAGATGCTTGCCAATGACGAGCTCGACGTGATCGTCAACCTGACCATCCCGGCGGCGCATTTCGCGGTCTCGAAAGCAATTCTCGAAGCCGGCAAGCACGTCTACTCGGAAAAGCCCCTCGTCATCACGCTGGAGGAGGGCAAGGCGCTGCAGGCGCTTGCCAAGGAGAAGGGCCTGTCGGTCGGCTGCGCGCCGGACACCTTCCTTGGCGGCGCGCATCAGCTCGCGCGCAAATATATCGACGAGGGCGGTGTCGGGCGCATCACGTCAGGCACCTGCCACGTAATGAGCCCGGGCATGGAAATGTGGCATCCGAACCCCGGCTTCTTCTTCCTTGAAGGCGGAGGGCCTATCCTCGATCTCGGCCCCTATTACATCGCCAACCTGATCAACCTGATCGGTCCGGTGAAGCGGGTCGGCGCACTCACCTCCATGGCGAGCCCGACGCGCAATGTCACCAGTGAGGGACCGTTTAAAGGACAATCGATCCCGGTAGAGACGCCCACCAACATCCACGCGCTGCTCGAATTCGTCAACGGCGCGACCATCACGCTGTCGGCCAGCTGGGATGTCTGGTCGCACCGCCACGCCAACATGGAACTCTACGGCACCGAGGGCTCGATCTTCGTGCCCGACCCGAACTTCTTCGGCGGCACGGTCGAGGCAAGCGGCCGCAACAAGGATATCCAGCCGCTGGAGCCCTGGGGTCACCCGTTCGGCATCGACAACCAGGAACATCCGCAGGGGCCGCGCGCCAACTATCGCACGGCCGGTCTTGCGGACATGGCGATAGCGCTGATCGAGGGTCGCGATGCCCGGTGCTCGCTGGAGCGCACGCTCCACGGCGTCGACGTCATGACCTCGATCCTGAAATCCGGCGAGGAAGGGCGGTTCATCGAGCTTTCGACCACCTGCACCCAGCCGGCGGCGCTTGGCATCGACGAGGCGCTGGCGCTTCTGCGCTGA
- a CDS encoding sugar phosphate isomerase/epimerase family protein has protein sequence MTKLGFQLYCARNFPPLADVLKKVAQAGYTEVEGYGGIYANLDELSLKTLKGDLDANGLTMPTGHFGIDLLEKEPEQALLIARTLGVEAIYCPHLLADQRPTDAAGWFAFGQRLQNVGKRYWDAGYTFGWHNHDFEFKTLSDGSTPQEQLLAGGPDLAWEADIAWVIRGGADPFAWIESYAKRITAVHVKDIAPAGENADEDGWADVGHGTVPWKDLMAALKKTSAKHYVLEHDNPKDLDRLLTRSIASFKTY, from the coding sequence ATGACGAAACTCGGTTTTCAGCTTTATTGCGCACGCAACTTTCCGCCGCTCGCAGATGTCCTGAAGAAGGTCGCGCAGGCGGGTTATACCGAGGTGGAAGGATATGGCGGAATTTATGCCAATCTCGACGAGTTGTCGCTGAAGACGCTCAAAGGTGATCTCGATGCCAACGGCCTGACCATGCCGACCGGTCATTTCGGCATCGACCTTCTCGAAAAGGAGCCGGAACAGGCGCTGCTGATCGCCAGGACGCTCGGCGTCGAGGCGATCTATTGCCCGCATCTGCTTGCCGACCAGCGCCCGACCGATGCCGCCGGATGGTTCGCCTTCGGCCAGCGGCTGCAAAATGTCGGCAAACGCTATTGGGATGCCGGCTACACGTTCGGCTGGCATAACCATGACTTCGAGTTCAAGACTTTGTCGGACGGCTCGACGCCGCAGGAACAGCTCCTTGCCGGCGGTCCTGACCTTGCCTGGGAAGCGGATATCGCCTGGGTCATCCGCGGCGGCGCCGATCCGTTCGCCTGGATCGAGAGCTACGCCAAGCGGATCACCGCCGTTCACGTCAAGGACATCGCGCCGGCCGGCGAAAACGCGGACGAGGATGGCTGGGCCGATGTCGGCCACGGCACCGTTCCGTGGAAGGACCTGATGGCGGCGCTGAAGAAGACGTCCGCAAAACATTACGTCCTCGAACACGATAACCCGAAGGACCTCGACCGGCTGCTGACGCGCTCGATCGCTTCCTTCAAGACCTATTGA